The following are encoded in a window of Vibrio azureus genomic DNA:
- a CDS encoding toxin YdaT family protein: MTLSRISQHLLKVPSALNNSNNTQNLFRYISRTSPEAKANVMDLLPAIIAAMPKQRATAALNQFLNPLGYSVAAIGSSHAMANRDQLLADFSKESSEALRSVLLLSEYASTDQLRNAYRELQESVGSHEPLLKYLETLMVQKA; this comes from the coding sequence ATGACTTTATCGCGAATTTCGCAACACTTACTTAAAGTCCCCTCAGCATTAAACAACTCAAACAATACCCAAAATCTATTTCGATACATCAGCCGAACAAGTCCAGAAGCGAAAGCGAACGTCATGGATCTGCTGCCCGCCATTATTGCCGCCATGCCCAAACAAAGAGCCACCGCTGCGCTGAATCAGTTCCTTAATCCACTTGGTTATTCAGTTGCAGCTATTGGCTCAAGTCACGCTATGGCGAACCGTGATCAACTGCTGGCCGATTTCAGCAAAGAATCTTCAGAAGCCCTTCGCTCAGTACTTTTACTGAGTGAGTACGCTTCGACGGATCAACTTCGTAACGCTTACCGAGAGTTACAAGAGAGTGTCGGGTCTCATGAACCCTTACTCAAATATCTAGAAACATTAATGGTGCAGAAGGCCTAA
- a CDS encoding helix-turn-helix domain-containing protein, whose amino-acid sequence MSMLLTAQAMQLKVGNATRKLVLLKLADNANDNGVCWPSYEYIADMCEVSRRTVMRHIKTLEEMGLVSVSSRKGEKGNSTNVYQLHLGGDKLSPPSDTRSPGGVTQDHQPSDPVSPGISHRTSHKEPKKNKQKKSAEFESCFSRLWAVFPTKKSRKNALAKFISIVKAQSEPPEVFTEMLCQDIETRVANRQFGFDRLHLTTYLNQERWNDDHEINQASHGGAESQAQRLEQLNADLLARYGHTATPIRQSNFAPECGGLDPSEVCGGIWHEMDLQGTPIDLDSSDFHDVSD is encoded by the coding sequence ATGAGTATGCTTCTTACCGCTCAAGCCATGCAGTTAAAAGTCGGCAATGCGACCCGTAAACTCGTCCTGCTGAAGCTAGCAGATAACGCCAATGATAATGGTGTGTGTTGGCCATCTTATGAATACATCGCTGATATGTGCGAAGTCAGCCGCCGAACCGTGATGCGCCACATCAAAACGTTGGAAGAAATGGGGTTGGTTTCAGTGAGTTCTCGTAAGGGAGAAAAGGGCAATTCGACCAATGTTTATCAGTTACATTTAGGGGGTGACAAATTGTCACCTCCTAGTGACACACGATCACCAGGGGGGGTGACACAGGATCACCAACCTAGTGATCCTGTGTCACCCGGAATCAGTCATAGAACCAGTCATAAAGAACCTAAAAAAAATAAACAAAAAAAGTCTGCTGAATTTGAATCTTGTTTTAGCCGACTTTGGGCCGTATTCCCCACCAAAAAATCCAGGAAAAACGCGTTAGCAAAATTCATCAGCATCGTGAAAGCGCAGAGTGAACCTCCAGAAGTCTTCACCGAGATGCTTTGCCAAGATATCGAGACCCGGGTGGCTAATCGGCAATTTGGTTTCGACAGGCTTCACCTAACGACCTACTTGAATCAAGAGCGATGGAACGACGATCATGAAATCAACCAAGCAAGCCATGGAGGCGCAGAATCACAAGCACAGCGATTGGAGCAGCTTAACGCCGATTTGCTCGCCCGTTACGGCCACACTGCCACACCAATTCGACAATCAAATTTTGCACCTGAGTGTGGAGGATTGGATCCAAGCGAAGTTTGTGGAGGGATTTGGCACGAAATGGATTTACAAGGTACTCCCATCGACCTGGATTCAAGCGATTTCCACGATGTCAGTGACTGA